A stretch of Aerococcus urinaehominis DNA encodes these proteins:
- a CDS encoding FAD-binding oxidoreductase codes for MEIDKTVADKYLKTYMEEDQAGSAELIAFPKSTEEVQDFMKEAKQAGKKVVTVGSQTGLTSATYPQDNAWLISLEKMDKILGLDDKTLTLNVQAGVTLAQFREFLAETPYFYAPDPGNKNASIGGTAATNAGGMRAISYGVTRDNIRGFDVVLANGEKLHAGSLNKKDATAYDLKDLFIGTEGTLGIMTEFQLKILPRPAFEKSIIMGFPSLDGVANAIYEVVKSPVQPVALELLEESGIRYSEEFINKKMPEVKGEAFLLTTVAENSADGLDFQVQAIEQLGQLAGAVEVRELSETEAVAMWEIRDNILNGITNRGDWKMYDPVVPNHEFTNLVVEGKRLGEIYNVQTGFFGHAGDGNIHICVLRDDQNDQEWADTKKAYENDLFPYVAEKGGLLSAEHGVGLEKKEYLHYFKDESYMQVLKSIKQALDPDNMLNPGKVFSLD; via the coding sequence ATGGAAATAGACAAAACTGTTGCCGATAAATACTTAAAAACCTACATGGAAGAAGACCAAGCTGGTTCAGCCGAGTTAATTGCCTTTCCAAAATCTACTGAAGAAGTTCAAGACTTTATGAAAGAAGCTAAACAGGCTGGTAAGAAAGTAGTGACAGTTGGTAGCCAAACCGGACTCACCTCAGCTACTTACCCACAGGATAATGCCTGGTTGATTAGCCTAGAAAAAATGGATAAAATCCTCGGCTTAGATGATAAAACCCTGACTTTAAATGTTCAGGCCGGCGTAACTCTAGCTCAATTCAGAGAATTTTTAGCCGAGACCCCTTACTTCTATGCACCTGACCCTGGCAATAAAAATGCTTCTATTGGTGGGACAGCAGCTACCAACGCTGGTGGCATGCGGGCTATCTCATACGGCGTGACCCGAGATAATATCCGCGGCTTCGATGTGGTTTTAGCTAATGGTGAAAAACTCCATGCTGGTTCTTTAAACAAAAAAGACGCCACTGCCTATGATCTTAAGGATTTATTCATCGGTACTGAAGGTACCCTGGGTATCATGACCGAATTCCAATTGAAGATTTTACCAAGACCTGCCTTTGAAAAATCAATTATTATGGGCTTCCCTAGCCTAGATGGTGTGGCTAATGCCATCTATGAGGTGGTTAAATCGCCTGTTCAACCTGTTGCCCTGGAGCTCTTAGAGGAGTCAGGTATCCGTTATTCTGAAGAGTTTATTAATAAGAAAATGCCTGAAGTTAAAGGTGAAGCCTTCCTACTAACCACTGTAGCAGAGAACTCAGCTGATGGCCTTGATTTCCAAGTCCAAGCCATTGAGCAATTAGGTCAGCTAGCTGGTGCGGTGGAAGTTCGCGAGTTATCTGAAACAGAGGCTGTAGCCATGTGGGAAATCCGCGACAACATCCTTAACGGCATCACCAACCGTGGTGACTGGAAGATGTACGACCCAGTCGTTCCTAACCATGAGTTTACTAACCTAGTAGTCGAAGGCAAACGTTTAGGCGAAATATATAATGTCCAAACTGGTTTCTTCGGTCATGCTGGTGACGGTAATATCCATATTTGTGTCCTCCGTGATGACCAAAATGACCAGGAATGGGCAGATACTAAAAAAGCCTATGAAAATGACCTCTTCCCTTATGTGGCCGAAAAAGGTGGCCTACTCTCGGCTGAACACGGTGTTGGCCTAGAGAAGAAAGAATACCTCCACTACTTCAAGGACGAAAGCTATATGCAGGTCCTGAAAAGTATTAAACAAGCCCTGGACCCAGATAATATGTTAAATCCAGGCAAGGTCTTTAGTTTAGATTGA
- a CDS encoding alpha-hydroxy-acid oxidizing protein: MSEINYNAPSEVKELNIINTIELEDMAGEIVPHGGFNYMAGGSGDEFTLRRNVECFNYKGILPRVAANVEFPDTHTRIFEHELKVPFIMAPIAAHGLAHESKEAGTAKGIAEFGGSLMSISAYSGASFEEIDAGLGDTPRWFQIYMSKDDELNKNILDEAKKDGASAIILTADATVSGNRDRDDKNQFVYPFGMPIVSRYLTGTGANMSLNNIYGQSKQKIDLDDIRFIKEYSGLPVFLKGVQTPEDAIAGIANGADGIWVSNHGGRQLDGAPGSFEVLEEIAEAVAGRVPIVFDSGVRRGEHIFKALASGADIIAIGRPVLFSLALGGWKGVKSVFEYFEKDLQRVMQLAGTQTIADVKNARLKDLK; encoded by the coding sequence ATGTCAGAAATTAACTACAACGCCCCAAGTGAAGTGAAAGAATTAAACATTATTAATACCATCGAGTTAGAGGATATGGCTGGTGAAATCGTCCCTCACGGTGGTTTCAACTACATGGCTGGTGGCTCTGGTGATGAGTTCACCCTCCGCCGTAATGTGGAGTGCTTCAACTATAAAGGCATCTTACCACGTGTTGCTGCTAATGTTGAATTCCCTGATACCCATACTCGTATCTTTGAGCACGAATTAAAAGTACCATTCATTATGGCGCCGATCGCTGCCCACGGTTTAGCCCACGAATCTAAAGAAGCAGGTACAGCTAAAGGGATTGCCGAATTTGGCGGTTCATTGATGTCAATCTCAGCATATTCAGGTGCCAGCTTTGAAGAAATTGACGCTGGTCTAGGTGATACCCCACGTTGGTTCCAAATCTACATGTCTAAAGATGATGAATTAAATAAAAATATCTTAGACGAAGCTAAAAAGGACGGTGCTTCTGCTATCATCCTAACTGCAGATGCAACGGTTTCAGGTAACCGGGACCGCGATGATAAAAACCAATTCGTTTACCCATTCGGTATGCCAATCGTATCTCGCTACCTAACCGGTACTGGTGCCAATATGTCCTTAAATAATATCTACGGTCAATCTAAACAAAAAATCGACCTAGATGATATTCGCTTCATTAAAGAATACTCTGGCCTACCTGTTTTCCTTAAAGGTGTACAAACACCTGAAGATGCCATCGCTGGTATTGCCAATGGCGCTGACGGTATCTGGGTATCTAACCACGGTGGTCGTCAATTAGATGGTGCCCCAGGTTCATTTGAAGTACTTGAAGAAATCGCTGAAGCAGTTGCTGGCCGTGTACCAATCGTCTTTGACTCAGGTGTGCGCCGTGGCGAGCACATCTTCAAGGCTCTGGCATCAGGTGCTGACATCATTGCTATCGGTCGCCCTGTCCTCTTCTCTCTTGCCTTAGGCGGTTGGAAAGGTGTTAAATCAGTCTTTGAATACTTCGAAAAAGACCTACAACGCGTGATGCAATTAGCTGGTACCCAAACCATCGCAGATGTTAAAAATGCCCGTTTGAAAGATTTAAAATAG
- a CDS encoding DUF2187 family protein has product MTIKVTPDMQTLVESELRRGTSKSRIASLLELTYEEASEVIDQVNEAIRPDIGDVIRFSFRECSMAGRIEKLLTNSAVVVINWDYSDRTMYDTCEDRTIVNFKDIEEFVNVEAG; this is encoded by the coding sequence ATGACCATCAAAGTAACTCCAGATATGCAGACATTAGTAGAGTCGGAATTGCGACGGGGCACGAGCAAGTCTCGAATTGCCAGTTTGCTAGAACTAACCTATGAAGAGGCTTCAGAGGTGATTGACCAAGTCAATGAAGCCATCCGTCCCGATATTGGCGACGTAATTCGCTTCTCTTTTAGAGAATGCTCTATGGCTGGTCGCATTGAAAAATTATTGACTAATTCTGCGGTTGTTGTGATAAATTGGGATTATTCAGATCGAACTATGTACGATACTTGCGAAGATCGTACCATCGTTAACTTTAAAGATATTGAGGAATTTGTAAATGTTGAGGCAGGCTAA